The DNA sequence GCCCAGCGGGGTGCCCGTGAGGTCGACCCCAGCCGTTCGCAGGCCGCGAGGTCGTCGACCTTGAAGACGGTGCCGTCGATCTCGTAGTTCAGGTCCTCGCGGTCCTCGCCGAGCCGGTCGCGGTACGCGATGGCGTCCTCGATGTCCGAGACGACCTCGATCCGGTCGTTGAGCGGCAGCCCCCACTCCCGGAGGCGCTCGTACTGGGTCTCGTGGGTCTCGAACTCGTGAGAGGAATCGAGGACCCCGAAGACGAAGCAGGCGAGCGGCCGTTCGGCCGTAATGGATGGATCGAGCTGTCGGAGGGTGCCCGCGGCCGCGTTCCGGGGGTTCGCGAACGGCTCCTCGTCGCGCTCGACGCGCTCGCGGTTGTAGTCGGCGAAGGCGTCGCGCGGCATGTAGACCTCGCCGCGCACCACGAGGTAGTCGGGATACTCGCCCCGTAGCCGCTGTGGGACCGCCCGGATGGTGCGCACGTTCTGGGTGACGTCGTCGCCCTCGTAGCCGTCGCCGCGGGTCGCGGCGCGTTCGTACCGTCCGTTCTCGTAGACCACCTCGACCGACAGCCCGTCGAACTTCGGCTCGCAGACGTACTCGACCTCGATCCCGCCGTCGCCCTCGAAATCCGTCAGCGACTGCTGGCCCTCGGTGTCGCTCTCGGCTCCACCTTCGCCGCCGAGGCCGCGCCGTACCCGCTCGTCGAACGCCCGGACGTCCACGGCCTCGCCGCTCGAATCGATCGAGCGCATCGGCGCGACGTGCTCGACGGTTTCGAGTTCGTCGAGCGGCTCGCCCCCGACGCGTTGGGTGGGGCTGTCGGGGTCGGTGAGGTCGAAAGCGTCCTCCAGATCCTGCAGCCGGGAGAACAGCGTGTCGTAGGTCCGGTCCGGTATCGCCGGGTCGTTCTCGGCGTAATACTGGTAGTCGTGATGGCGGATCGCCTCGCGGAGCCGTTCGACCTGCTCGCGGGCGCGCTCCTCGTCGAGGCTGTCGACGTCCTCGAACTCCGTGGACGGGTCGCGGAGGTAGGGGTTCTCGGTCCCGTCTGCGGCGTCGGCGGTCATTACCGCGGCTACTCCTGGGGTCCGCTTAGGCGGTTCGTCTCGGGTCGGTCGCGATGGCGGTCCATCGCGGTATCGAACGTTCGGGTGGCGGGAGCCCGGCAAGATGAGACGACAACGACGGGGCTTATGTGAGCCCCGAACCGATGCCCGGGCATGAGCGACGACGAGTTTCTGCTCTTGAATCCCGGCCCGGTACCCGTCACCGAGGCAGTCCGGGAGTCGATGGACGCGCCGATGGTCTCACACCGCTCGGCCGACTTCGAGGACGTCTACGTCCGCGCCCAGTCGGGTGTCGAGTACGTCTTCGAACACTCGACACCCGACGGCAGCGCGAGCGACGTGACGGGGACTGGTTTGATCCTCAACGGCACCGCGAGCCTCGGGATGGAGGCGGCGGTCTCGAACCTCGTCGACCCCGAGGACGAGGTCGTGGCGCTCGTCAACGGCAAGTTCGGGCGGCGCTTCGCCCGGATCGCCGAGCGCTACGCCGACACCACCCGGATCGAGGCCGAGTGGGGGGGCTGTTTCGACCTCGACGCGGTCGAGGAGGCCGTCACCGACGACACCGCGCTGGTGACGATGGTCCACAACGAGACGAGTACTGGAATCCTGAACCCCGTCGAAGCGGTCGGGGAGGTCGCCACCGAAAACGACGCCCGGTTCGTGGTCGACGGCGTGACCTCGGTCGGCGGCGACGTCTTCCGACCCGACGAGTGGAACGTCGATATCGCGGTCACCGACGCGCAGAAAGCGCTCGCGGCCCCGCCCGGCCTCAGCGCGGTCTACGTCTCGGAGGGGATCGAGGACCACCTCGACGGCGAGCGCGGGCCGTTCTACGCCGACCTGCCGCGCCACCTCTCGAAGGCCGAGGACGACCAGACACCGTTCACGAGCGCCGTCCCGCTCTTCCGGGCGCTCGCGGTGGCGGTCGAGGAGATCGAATCGGAGGGGATGGAGGCCCGGATCGCCCGCCACCGCGCCCAGGCGGCGGCCTTCCGCGAGGGCTTCACGGCGATGGGACTCGAGAAGTTCCCCGACCTCGACGGGGCGAGCGACTACTCGAACACCGTCACGTCGATCTCGCTCCCCGAGTCCGTCCGGGAAGCGCCCGAGGAGTTCTTCGGGGCCGTCTCGGAGCGCGACGTCTCGATCAGCGGCGGGCAGGGCCACCTGGGCGGCGAGATATTCCGAGTGAGCAACATGGGTCACCACGCCGACGACCAGGTGCTCCGCGGGGTCCGAACCGTGGGTGAGGCGCTCTCGGACGTGGGTTTCGACGCCGACATCGAGGCGGGACTCGACGCCGCGCGGGACGAACTGTAGTCGTCGCTATTCTTCGTCGGCGTGTTCGACATCGATCGTCGTCCAGTCGGACTCGTCGGTTGGGCCGACGTCGTCGGTGGGGTCGACGTCGTCGGGGTTCGCCGCGAACTCGTCGAGCCGTTCGGGGTCGACCGCACCCTGGAGGTCCTCGACGAGTTCCTGTGGGTTGGTGTACTCGACGAACGCCGAGACCGCGACCTCGCCGACCCGGCCGCCGACCTCGCTGCCGACGGACTCGCGGACGATCCGGCCGAAGAGGCTGGTGTTGCTGACGCCGCGGGCGGCCGCCCGACCGAGTATCGCGCCGAGGGCCTTCCCGAGCCGTTCGTACTCGACGCTCTCGTCGAGCGGCGCGCCCTCCACCAGCGCGTCGATGTCGATGCTTTCGAGCAGGTCGGCCACGGTGTCGCCCGCGAAGTAGGCGTCGAGTCCCCGCTCGATCGCTTTCTCGGCTGTGTCGTCGCTCATACCACTCTTTGGGACTCCCCGCGGATAGGCGACGTGCTGGCACACGCAAACGGCGACGGGAGCGTCTGGGGTTCTGAGGCCACCACGGGCCATCCGGAGGCGATTT is a window from the Halococcus hamelinensis 100A6 genome containing:
- a CDS encoding pyridoxal-phosphate-dependent aminotransferase family protein translates to MSDDEFLLLNPGPVPVTEAVRESMDAPMVSHRSADFEDVYVRAQSGVEYVFEHSTPDGSASDVTGTGLILNGTASLGMEAAVSNLVDPEDEVVALVNGKFGRRFARIAERYADTTRIEAEWGGCFDLDAVEEAVTDDTALVTMVHNETSTGILNPVEAVGEVATENDARFVVDGVTSVGGDVFRPDEWNVDIAVTDAQKALAAPPGLSAVYVSEGIEDHLDGERGPFYADLPRHLSKAEDDQTPFTSAVPLFRALAVAVEEIESEGMEARIARHRAQAAAFREGFTAMGLEKFPDLDGASDYSNTVTSISLPESVREAPEEFFGAVSERDVSISGGQGHLGGEIFRVSNMGHHADDQVLRGVRTVGEALSDVGFDADIEAGLDAARDEL